The Impatiens glandulifera chromosome 3, dImpGla2.1, whole genome shotgun sequence genome contains a region encoding:
- the LOC124929921 gene encoding transcription factor MYB120-like, whose product MVKSEEKEKEKEVGLKKGTWTEEEDEVLADYIRKHGEESSWNTVEKESGLNRCAKSCRLRWVNHLRPELKKGPLTANEIETIVRLHARIGNKWSRIAEKVPGRTDNDIKNFWNTRIKSCERRGLPLYPPEVVQELLNEEKNQMNMVPTTVNFNNNYPYPSSRIKFNNYDNFSSSSSSPSSLLLNFPPALSSSSSYYPRPPPHVASSSSNHQSLQLIQPPPIDPNAFSSFRPSPKLMIDGFGNNTSTNHHLPSYSYHAFQQVAQNSGLQSFQLPPPSSTVAAAHNMFSSFQHLPNLNDIHHNSLYFHSFQFAPPSSSYAAAATTRVPHNSFQFGPHHNLPSSSNADAAAADAFPVDRNHPDLLPSFQYKPPSPIVDDNSFSSLQQPLDQIIENIDHGLTSSSNDPFEMAPIVDNTLSSLNQPLHQNLPSSSSQNYFPELPSIQPQDPFHLPQFDNLSQSPATQNLQSNCMPSRKRTHDDQMSTSQEEHALLGKNYSGDTSNMSIRGWEDDVFIISTSDNVGSTWSDPNLSVSIDNKKGRTNLFGNIRGINSSNDAFDNNNGRINGINNLGRKEARSERGARWNKSVRFWTVTITESGRRRNQAVRGIGTATMTESGRLQNQARGLRMSDQCQK is encoded by the exons ATGGTGAAAtctgaagaaaaagaaaaagaaaaagaagttgGATTGAAAAAAGGAACATggacagaagaagaagacgaagttCTAGCTGATTACATCCGCAAGCATGGGGAGGAGTCCAGTTGGAACACGGTTGAGAAGGAATCTGGACTCAACCGGTGCGCTAAATCATGCAGGTTAAGGTGGGTAAACCATTTAAGACCCGAATTGAAGAAAGGTCCGTTAACCGCCAATGAAATAGAGACGATCGTTCGTCTTCATGCTAGGATCGGAAATAAATGGTCCCGCATAGCAGaaaag GTTCCTGGAAGAACAGATAACGATATTAAGAACTTTTGGAACACTCGAATCAAAAGTTGTGAGCGTCGTGGCCTACCACTTTATCCGCCTGAGGTAGTTCAAGAATTATTAAATGAAGAGAAGAACCAAATGAATATGGTACCTACTACTGTCAACTTCAACAACAATTATCCTTATCCTAGTAGTAGGATCAAATTCAACAACTATGACAActtcagcagcagcagcagcagcccTTCTTCACTTCTTCTTAACTTTCCTCCTgcattatcttcttcttcttcttattatccTAGGCCTCCTCCTCAtgttgcttcttcttcttcaaatcatcaatcaCTTCAATTAATTCAGCCTCCTCCTATTGATCCTAATGCTTTCTCTTCATTTCGACCATCGCCAAAGCTGATGATTGACGGTTTTGGAAACAATACTAGTACTAATCATCATCTTCCTTCCTATTCTTACCATGCTTTCCAGCAGGTAGCTCAGAATTCAGGCCTCCAATCATTCCAATTACCGCCGCCTAGTAGTACTGTTGCTGCTGCTCATAATATGTTCTCTTCATTTCAACATCTACCTAATCTCAATGATATTCATCATAACTCATTATACTTCCATTCATTCCAATTTGCGCCTCCTTCATCTTCTTATGCTGCTGCTGCTACTACTCGGGTGCCTCATAATTCATTTCAATTTGGGCCACATCATAATCTTCCTTCATCTTCTAATGCTgatgctgctgctgctgatgCTTTTCCAGTGGATCGTAATCATCCAGACCTCCTCCCTTCATTCCAGTATAAGCCTCCTAGTCCTATTGTTGACGACAATAGTTTCTCTTCATTACAGCAACCACTTGATcagattattgaaaatattgatcATGGTCTTACTTCCTCTTCTAATGATCCTTTTGAGATGGCTCCTATTGTTGACAATACTTTGTCTTCATTAAATCAACCACTTCATCAAAATTtgccatcatcatcttctcaGAATTATTTTCCAGAGCTCCCTTCAATCCAACCTCAAGATCCTTTTCATTTGCCACAATTCGACAATCTTTCCCAATCACCCGCAACCCAAAATCTACAGTCAAATTGTATGCCTAGTCGAAAGAGAACCCACGATGATCAAATGTCAACTTCACAAGAGGAGCATGCATTATTGGGAAAGAACTATTCTGGAGATACATCAAATATGTCAATTAGGG GCTGGGAGGATGATGTTTTCATTATTTCAACCTCCGATAACGTCGGATCTACATGGTCGG ATCCCAATTTAAGTGTTTCAATCGATAATAAGAAGGGGAGAACTAACCTTTTCGGCAATATCCGGGGAATCAACAGTAGCAATGACGCGTTTGACAATAACAATGGGAGAATCAACGGCATCAACAATCTGGGACGAAAAGAGGCGCGAAGCGAAAGAGGCGCGCGATGGAACAAGTCCGTTCGATTCTGGACGGTGACGATAACGGAATCTGGACGGCGACGGAATCAGGCGGTTCGCGGAATCGGGACGGCGACGATGACGGAATCTGGACGGCTACAGAATCAGGCGCGCGGTTTGCGGATGTCGGATCAGTGCCAGAAgtga
- the LOC124929920 gene encoding UBP1-associated protein 2A-like, which translates to MNTEESSEEDEEEESDEEPIEKILESLGKDQLIVLVKEAVSKLPDIIESIQRLADSYTAHRNIFVHGLDWDSKEETIIRVFSKYGEIESCEVLYNKVGRSKGYCFILFKHRSGARKALKHPHKKIDNRLTSCHLASAGPVPAPPPVDPPSSDCNQRTIFVRNASPDIDPLKLTEFFARYGEIEDGPKGLNKHTGKFKGFCFFVYKSIESYRKALEEPNKIFEGKILQCYKRVDVPKSNKPNQHLSGPTPEHLIEPFRHALGFNPTVAAPTLVPNSNKPNQHLSGPTPESLIEPFRHALGFNPTVAAPTLVPKSNKPNQHLSGPTPENLIEPFRHALGFNPTIAAPTLVPGPSIRQILDAIRGSEGDDFEATMNQIILPKMNNPGYGNQVGASYGGSQPVYINQDGYQDPQSGQGSTWPASGGASNMGHGQ; encoded by the coding sequence ATGAATACGGAAGAGTCTTCTGAAgaggatgaggaagaagaaagcgACGAAGAGCCTATCGAGAAGATTCTAGAATCCTTGGGAAAAGACCAGCTGATTGTTCTTGTCAAGGAGGCTGTCTCAAAGCTCCCGGATATAATTGAGAGCATACAGAGATTGGCCGATTCATACACTGCACATAGAAACATTTTTGTTCATGGTCTCGACTGGGATTCTAAAGAGGAAACTATAATAAGGGTATTTAGCAAGTACGGTGAGATTGAGAGTTGTGAGGTTCTCTATAACAAGGTAGGCAGGTCAAAGGGATACTGCTTCATTCTCTTCAAGCACAGGAGTGGAGCCAGGAAGGCACTGAAACATCCACACAAGAAAATTGATAATCGATTGACCTCTTGCCATTTGGCTTCAGCTGGACCTGTTCCTGCTCCTCCTCCTGTAGATCCACCATCGTCGGATTGTAATCAGAGGACGATCTTCGTAAGAAACGCGTCTCCTGACATTGACCCACTAAAACTAACCGAGTTCTTTGCTAGATATGGGGAGATTGAAGATGGGCCTAAGGGATTAAATAAACATACTGGGAAATTTAAAGGTTTCTGTTTTTTTGTGTACAAGAGCATTGAGAGTTATAGAAAAGCATTGGAGGAGCCTAATAAGATTTTTGAAGGGAAGATCCTGCAATGCTATAAGCGAGTTGATGTCCCCAaatcaaataaaccaaatcAGCATCTTTCTGGACCAACCCCTGAGCACCTCATTGAACCTTTCAGACATGCTCTTGGATTTAACCCAACTGTTGCAGCTCCAACTCTAGTCCCCaattcaaataaaccaaatcAGCATCTTTCTGGACCAACCCCTGAGAGTCTCATTGAACCTTTCAGACATGCTCTTGGATTTAACCCAACTGTTGCAGCTCCAACTCTAGTCCCCAaatcaaataaaccaaatcAGCATCTTTCTGGACCAACCCCTGAGAACCTCATTGAACCTTTCAGACATGCTCTTGGATTTAACCCAACTATTGCAGCTCCAACTCTAGTTCCGGGTCCTTCGATTAGACAGATATTGGATGCTATTCGCGGCTCGGAAGGAGATGATTTTGAGGCAACAATGAATCAGATCATACTGCCAAAGATGAATAATCCTGGTTATGGGAACCAGGTTGGAGCCAGCTATGGTGGTAGTCAACCAGTTTACATAAACCAGGATGGTTACCAAGACCCCCAGTCAGGGCAAGGATCAACTTGGCCAGCTTCAGGTGGTGCTTCTAACATGGGTCATGGACAATAG
- the LOC124929923 gene encoding transcription factor MYB102-like, protein MRSISRSDKNGSRRAKRASLKYREPLSKRQEVLMLPPLAQQPPSWESSVVCVGNLSQQQPTPSICSRLKKGTWTDEEDRTLVDYICKHGEVNWNTVEKESGLNLCMKSSCRLCWINHLRPDLKKGPITAADEIETIVRLHASIANKWSRIAEEVT, encoded by the exons ATGAGGAGCATCTCTCGGTCGGATAAGAACGGAAGCAGGCGTGCGAAAAGAGCATCGCTGAAGTATCGGGAACCCTTGAGTAAGCGTCAGGAAGTGTTGATGCTTCCTCCTCTCGCGCAGCAGCCGCCATCGTGGGAATCATCGGTCGTATGTGTCGGAAATCTTAGCCAGCAGCAGCCAACTCCAAGCATCTG TTCTCGATTGAAAAAGGGAACGTGGACAGATGAAGAAGATAGAACTCTAGTTGATTACATTTGTAAGCATGGGGAAGTGAACTGGAACACCGTTGAGAAAGAATCTGGACTCAATCTCTGCATGAAATCATCGTGTAGGTTATGCTGGATAAATCATTTAAGACCTGATTTGAAGAAAGGTCCGATAACAGCCGCCGATGAAATAGAGACGATTGTTCGTCTTCATGCCAGTATTGCAAATAAATGGTCACGCATAGCTGAAGAGGTAACATAA